A window of the Scleropages formosus chromosome 21, fSclFor1.1, whole genome shotgun sequence genome harbors these coding sequences:
- the LOC108918760 gene encoding inactive histone-lysine N-methyltransferase 2E-like isoform X4, with translation MSVAVPVGVDATDTSYLDMAAGSELEPVEASPVVGKSGYPQIYSSSSHHSQSYTGLPYADHNYGARPPPTPPASPPPTGLIRSGELLFVPTPQDEASRGTTLSTSEDSNYGADITRCICGFTHDDGYMICCDKCSVWQHIDCMGIDRQHIPETYLCERCQPRNLDRDRAIVLQTRKRENLSDGDTSATESGDEVPLELYTAFQHTPTSITLTAARMGSKQAEKKRKRSSDKEPSTVPSRAKKAFREGSRKSSRVKGSAPEVEPVDTPSLWENKIKAWMERYEEASTNQYTEEVQILLRVKEAGDNKPLAYNTHGMTFRPPVESHVQKNKRILKAVRDLAPDSLIIEYRGKFMLRQQFEANGYFCRRPYPFVLFYSKFQGLEMCVDARSFGNEARFIRRSCTPNAEVRHVIEEGKLHLYIFSVRPISKGSEITIGFDFDYGSCKYKVDCACLKGNPDCPVLRRNMEPTENLGTSVDSRRRRCRRDREPARERDSEGTQNQNITLDGDSLGTKGKAVSEGKHRKLSPLRLSISNNQEPELIEDIEEKTSISNEVEMESEEQVAERRRKMTREERKMEAILQAFARMEKREKRREQALERIGTKGEVGTRSDIKEEPPSMPEIEAPAGPQSHQDMVKEEPGTRPAVGVSTAAKVSRSKQRKSFSRSRTHIGQQRRRARTVSTCSDLPPGSPVDCPEPPPGEPPEDPPPATLDPEPLQPQPPDSSPCPSPSPAPPCRAALKYPKTKKHLVSEWMVEKQERTPRTPEPPFERPLRISSDPEVLATQLNSLPGLACSPQVYSTPKHYIRFSSPFLAGRSPATPTGVLTSRRRSRELSDTPPTSGSCKKRWLKQALEEECSPTTANRPTFGVPSEGPLSPSVNGDSETSHPFNGSSPLPVEFPTPLKKRRFGPLEACLSETSTPYGSPCPTPTRADLLETPSTPLLLATPPRVRPEDSSADSSVPNPGTQAPLAPATQATLAETESSPDSSPQVSRRPSVQEVERPLTLLSSPSVRTSSSDVPNIEVKPAGPWSPRPAQPQECDGEEAVTEGPVDTSLTDPPTPSYPTWAKSPERLPFSLVNSNLRDLTPSHTLELGAYRPDPAISTFSEGGGYYGCSEDAVTFARSVSGECTGETGVGATQNPPQKKKVSLLEYRKRQREARRSGSKVECNSPVTTVPALPGLCSVTVDVSPIDADGSAEPQVHSATLCVEAPQSGDSTEVPGEREGGEGRWILSTSVEQARERGYHRALLLSDHRKDRETDGGEGEGDDSASIKECMSPRPHRTCRSPSSNKPSSPGPSVSHQTASRSTKEEESDNQSRVPCLSPSVQQSCKPPGPKAAPLTPSKIPSQGLFPVPSVLHSPKSQSQSHSQGSPYRGQRTFHSGQPQPQTQGQAQPGPAPFAQYGVQSVPPPPPPPAPPSSASYFPGQTPAPAGSALPPPPPPPPQSQVPQQQPSGNALLSLQQAPPPPPPPPQATHHFQGMGGFQPPLVHPGASGVPAVASSAYPAHQQGVIPPPPPPLPQQTPTVQTQSPSTQLPSGSRGSLPSSAPFHTTGYLGSGWH, from the exons GACCACAACTATGGTGCCAGGCCTCCACCTACTCCCCCAGCCTCACCCCCGCCTACAGGCCTGATACGGTCTGGGGAGCTGCTCTTTGTGCCCACTCCCCAGGACGAGGCATCCCGGGGCACCACACTCAGCACCTCAGAGGACAGCAATTATGGGGCTGACATCACGCGCTGCATCTGCGGCTTCACTCATGATGACGGATACATGATTTGCTGCGACAAGTGCAG TGTGTGGCAACACATAGACTGTATGGGGATTGACCGTCAACACATTCCCGAGACCTACTTGTGTGAGCGCTGCCAGCCAAGGAATTTGGACCGTGACCGGGCCATTGTTCTACAAACAAGGAAGAGGGAGAATCTTTCCG ACGGAGACACAAGTGCCACAGAAAGCGGGGACGAGGTGCCACTGGAGTTGTACACGGCCTTTCAGCACACGCCTACTAGCATCACGCTAACTGCTGCACGCATGGGCAGCAAACAAGCCGAAAAGAAGCGCAAGAGGAGCAGCGACAAGGAGCCCAGCACTGTCCCCAGCCGGGCCAAAAAG GCATTTCGTGAGGGGTCTCGAAAGTCCTCCAGAGTAAAG GGCTCTGCCCCTGAGGTAGAGCCAGTAGACACCCCTTCCTTGTGGGAGAACAAGATCAAGGCCTGGATGGAGCGGTATGAGGAGGCCAGCACCAACCAGTACACTGAGGAGGTTCAGATCCTCCTGCGGGTGAAGGAGGCTGGGGACAACAAGCCTCTTGCCTACAATACCCATGGCATGACTTTCAGGCCTCCAGTGGAG AGCCATGTGCAGAAAAATAAGAGGATTCTGAAAGCAGTGCGTGACCTTGCCCCTGATTCCCTCATCATTGAGTACCGGGGGAAGTTCATGCTACGGCAGCAGTTTGAGGCCAATGGTTACTTCTGTAGGAG GCCGTACCCCTTTGTGCTCTTCTACTCAAAGTTCCAGGGGCTTGAGATGTGCGTGGATGCACGGAGCTTTGGGAATGAAGCCCGCTTCATCCGCCGCTCCTGTACTCCCAATGCAGAG GTTCGTCATGTAATTGAAGAAGGCAAACTACACTTGTATATCTTCTCTGTGAGGCCAATCAGCAAAGGCAGTGAAATCACAATTGGTTTTGACTTTGACTATGGCAGCTG TAAGTACAAAGTGGACTGCGCCTGCCTCAAAGGAAATCCTGACTGCCCTGTGCTGAGACGGAACATGGAGCCTACAGAGAACCTGGGGACCTCTGTTGATTCCCGGCGCCGACGATGTCGAAGAGACAGGGAGCCAGCCCGCGAGAGGGACAGTGAGGGCACACAGAACCAGAACATCACTCTGGATGGTGACAGTCTGGGCACCAAGGGCAAGGCTGTGAGTGAAGGCAAACACAGGAAGCTTTCCCCACTTCGCCTCTCCATTTCCAACAACCAG GAGCCAGAGTTAATTGAGGATATAGAAGAGAAAACCTCCATTAGCAATGAAGTAGAGATGGAGTCAGAGGAGCAGGTtgcggagaggaggaggaagatg ACACGTGAAGAGAGGAAAATGGAGGCAATCCTGCAGGCCTTTGCCCGAATGGAGAAGCGGGAGAAGCGGCGAGAGCAGGCTCTTGAGCGGATCGGCACCAAGGGGGAGGTTGGGACCCGCAGCGACATCAAAGAGGAGCCCCCAAGTATGCCTGAGATAGAGGCCCCTGCTGGGCCACAG TCCCATCAAGACATGGTAAAGGAGGAGCCAGGAACCAGGCCAGCAGTAGGGGTGTCGACTGCTGCCAAGGTGAGCCGCTCAAAGCAGCGGAAGAGCTTCTCTCGTAGCCGCACCCACATTGGGCAACAGCGGCGACGTGCCCGCACTGTCAGCACCTGCTCTGACCTGCCACCTGGCTCACCCGTGGACTGCCCTGAGCCTCCGCCTGGCGAGCCCCCTGAGGATCCGCCCCCAGCCACACTCGACCCAGAGCCGCTTCAGCCCCAGCCCCCTGACTCCAGCCCTTGCCCCAgcccttctccagctcctccttgtAGGGCAGCACTCAAATACCCCAAAACTAAAAAG CACTTAGTGAGTGAGTGGATGGTGGAGAAGCAAGAACGTACTCCTCGCACCCCTGAGCCCCCCTTCGAGCGCCCGCTTCGTATCAGCAGTGACCCCGAGGTGCTGGCCACCCAGCTCAACTCCCTTCCAGGTCTAGCCTGCAGCCCGCAGGTCTACAGCACACCCAAGCATTATATCCGCTTTTCCTCACCCTTCTTGGCGGGTCGCAGCCCTGCCACTCCTACTGGGGTCCTCACCAGCCGGCGACGCTCCCGTGAGCTGTCTGACACACCTCCTACGTCGGGCTCTTGCAAGAAG CGCTGGCTAAAGCAAGCTCTGGAGGAGGAGTGCTCCCCCACTACCGCTAACCGGCCCACATTTGGTGTACCCAGTGAGGGTCCACTCAGTCCCTCTGTCAATGGCGACTCAGAAACCTCCCACCCTTTCAATGGCAGCTCCCCTTTACCAG TGGAGTTTCCTACTCCGCTGAAAAAGCGCCGTTTTGGCCCACTGGAGGCATGTTTGTCAGAGACCTCCACACCGTATGGCTCTCCCTGTCCCACACCCACTCGTGCTGACCTCTTGGAGACACCCAGCACCCCGCTGCTTCTTGCTACCCCACCTCGTGTCCGCCCCGAAGACTCAAGTGCCGACTCGTCAGTCCCCAACCCTGGCACACAAGCCCCCCTGGCTCCTGCTACTCAGGCCACACTGGCAGAG ACTGAGTCGTCTCCTGATAGTTCTCCCCAGGTGAGCCGTAGACCCAGCGTTCAAGAG GTTGAGCGTCCCCTTACGCTGCTTTCATCCCCCAGTgtcaggacaagcagctctgaTGTGCCTAATATAGAGGTGAAACCAGCAGGGCCCTGGAGCCCACGCCCCGCACAGCCCCAGGAATGTGACGGGGAGGAGGCTGTAACAGAGGGGCCAGTTGACACTTCTCTCACGGATCCCCCCACTCCATCCTACCCAACCTGGGCAAAGAGTCCGGAGAGGCTGCCCTTCTCACTGGTGAACTCCAACCTTCGGGACCTCACACCGTCCCATACCCTGGAGCTGGGGGCCTACCGCCCGGACCCAGCCATTTCTACGTTCAGCGAAGGTGGTGGCTACTACGGCTGCTCTGAGGATGCTGTGACATTTGCACGCTCTGTGAGCGGGGAGTGCACAGGCGAAACAGGGGTGGGGGCAACACAGAACCCCCCTCAGAAGAAAAAG GTCTCCCTGCTGGAGTACAGAAAACGGCAGAGGGAAGCCAGACGGAGCGGGTCGAAAGTAGAGTGCAATTCGCCTGTGACCACTGTGCCTGCCCTGCCTGGGCTGTGCAGTGTAACTGTTGATGTCTCTCCCATTGATGCTGATGGGTCTGCTGAGCCCCAGGTCCACTCTGCAACACTCTGCGTAGAAGCACCACAGTCAGGTGACAGCACAGAGGTCCCAGGAGAGCGAGAAGGGGGAGAAGGGCGGTG GATATTGTCTACATCAGTTGAGCAGGCAAGGGAGAGAGGGTACCACCGGGCCCTGCTGTTGAGCGACCACCGaaaggacagagagacag ATGGTGGCGAGGGAGAAGGAGATGACAGCGCATCGATAAAGGAGTGTATGTCTCCTCGGCCCCACAGGACCTGTAGAAGTCCCTCTTCTAACAAG CCAAGCTCCCCTGGTCCCAGTGTCTCTCACCAAACTGCAAGTCGCTCAaccaaggaggaggagagtgacAACCAGTCTCGTGTCCCTTGCCTTTCGCCATCCGTCCAGCAGTCCTGCAAGCCACCTGGGCCCAAGGCAGCACCGCTGACCCCCAGCAAAATACCCTCCCAGGGTCTCTTTCCTGTGCCCTCTGTCCTGCATTCTCCCAAGTCCCAATCACAGTCACACTCCCAGGGCTCCCCATACCGTGGACAGCGGACGTTCCACTCGGGGCAGCCTCAGCCCCAAACTCAGGGCCAGGCTCAGCCAGGCCCAGCCCCTTTTGCCCAGTATGGGGTACAGAGTGttcccccaccacctcctccccctGCTCCGCCATCATCAGCATCTTACTTCCCTGGGCAGACTCCAGCACCTGCAG GTTCCGCCCTtccgccgccaccaccaccacctccccagAGCCAGGTTCCTCAGCAGCAGCCTTCTGGCAATGCCCTCCTGTCCCTTCAGCAGGCGCCACCTCCACCGCCTCCACCTCCACAGGCCACGCACCACTTTCAGGGCATGGGAGGATTCCAGCCCCCTCTGGTGCATCCTGGGGCTTCCGGGGTCCCAGCTGTGGCCTCGTCTGCCTACCCGGCTCACCAGCAAGGTGTGATACCACCGCCGCCCCCGCCACTGCCCCAGCAGACTCCAACCGTGCAAACTCAGTCCCCCTCCACCCAGCTACCCAGTGGGTCCAGGGGAAGCCTGCCGTCATCTGCCCCTTTCCACACCACGGGGTACCTTGGTTCAGGGTGGCACTGA
- the LOC108918760 gene encoding inactive histone-lysine N-methyltransferase 2E-like isoform X2, protein MSVAVPVGVDATDTSYLDMAAGSELEPVEASPVVGKSGYPQIYSSSSHHSQSYTGLPYADHNYGARPPPTPPASPPPTGLIRSGELLFVPTPQDEASRGTTLSTSEDSNYGADITRCICGFTHDDGYMICCDKCSVWQHIDCMGIDRQHIPETYLCERCQPRNLDRDRAIVLQTRKRENLSDGDTSATESGDEVPLELYTAFQHTPTSITLTAARMGSKQAEKKRKRSSDKEPSTVPSRAKKAFREGSRKSSRVKGSAPEVEPVDTPSLWENKIKAWMERYEEASTNQYTEEVQILLRVKEAGDNKPLAYNTHGMTFRPPVESHVQKNKRILKAVRDLAPDSLIIEYRGKFMLRQQFEANGYFCRRPYPFVLFYSKFQGLEMCVDARSFGNEARFIRRSCTPNAEVRHVIEEGKLHLYIFSVRPISKGSEITIGFDFDYGSCKYKVDCACLKGNPDCPVLRRNMEPTENLGTSVDSRRRRCRRDREPARERDSEGTQNQNITLDGDSLGTKGKAVSEGKHRKLSPLRLSISNNQEPELIEDIEEKTSISNEVEMESEEQVAERRRKMTREERKMEAILQAFARMEKREKRREQALERIGTKGEVGTRSDIKEEPPSMPEIEAPAGPQSHQDMVKEEPGTRPAVGVSTAAKVSRSKQRKSFSRSRTHIGQQRRRARTVSTCSDLPPGSPVDCPEPPPGEPPEDPPPATLDPEPLQPQPPDSSPCPSPSPAPPCRAALKYPKTKKHLVSEWMVEKQERTPRTPEPPFERPLRISSDPEVLATQLNSLPGLACSPQVYSTPKHYIRFSSPFLAGRSPATPTGVLTSRRRSRELSDTPPTSGSCKKRWLKQALEEECSPTTANRPTFGVPSEGPLSPSVNGDSETSHPFNGSSPLPVEFPTPLKKRRFGPLEACLSETSTPYGSPCPTPTRADLLETPSTPLLLATPPRVRPEDSSADSSVPNPGTQAPLAPATQATLAETESSPDSSPQVERPLTLLSSPSVRTSSSDVPNIEVKPAGPWSPRPAQPQECDGEEAVTEGPVDTSLTDPPTPSYPTWAKSPERLPFSLVNSNLRDLTPSHTLELGAYRPDPAISTFSEGGGYYGCSEDAVTFARSVSGECTGETGVGATQNPPQKKKVSLLEYRKRQREARRSGSKVECNSPVTTVPALPGLCSVTVDVSPIDADGSAEPQVHSATLCVEAPQSGDSTEVPGEREGGEGRWILSTSVEQARERGYHRALLLSDHRKDRETDGGEGEGDDSASIKECMSPRPHRTCRSPSSNKPSSPGPSVSHQTASRSTKEEESDNQSRVPCLSPSVQQSCKPPGPKAAPLTPSKIPSQGLFPVPSVLHSPKSQSQSHSQGSPYRGQRTFHSGQPQPQTQGQAQPGPAPFAQYGVQSVPPPPPPPAPPSSASYFPGQTPAPAGTFPGYKATVVSAFPSTSQPLIQTHHNLHYQSSAAVTPPPPPPPPHPQSTPTMLHINMTPTMQQHQLLLSAAPLPSHVLGSALPPPPPPPPQSQVPQQQPSGNALLSLQQAPPPPPPPPQATHHFQGMGGFQPPLVHPGASGVPAVASSAYPAHQQGVIPPPPPPLPQQTPTVQTQSPSTQLPSGSRGSLPSSAPFHTTGYLGSGWH, encoded by the exons GACCACAACTATGGTGCCAGGCCTCCACCTACTCCCCCAGCCTCACCCCCGCCTACAGGCCTGATACGGTCTGGGGAGCTGCTCTTTGTGCCCACTCCCCAGGACGAGGCATCCCGGGGCACCACACTCAGCACCTCAGAGGACAGCAATTATGGGGCTGACATCACGCGCTGCATCTGCGGCTTCACTCATGATGACGGATACATGATTTGCTGCGACAAGTGCAG TGTGTGGCAACACATAGACTGTATGGGGATTGACCGTCAACACATTCCCGAGACCTACTTGTGTGAGCGCTGCCAGCCAAGGAATTTGGACCGTGACCGGGCCATTGTTCTACAAACAAGGAAGAGGGAGAATCTTTCCG ACGGAGACACAAGTGCCACAGAAAGCGGGGACGAGGTGCCACTGGAGTTGTACACGGCCTTTCAGCACACGCCTACTAGCATCACGCTAACTGCTGCACGCATGGGCAGCAAACAAGCCGAAAAGAAGCGCAAGAGGAGCAGCGACAAGGAGCCCAGCACTGTCCCCAGCCGGGCCAAAAAG GCATTTCGTGAGGGGTCTCGAAAGTCCTCCAGAGTAAAG GGCTCTGCCCCTGAGGTAGAGCCAGTAGACACCCCTTCCTTGTGGGAGAACAAGATCAAGGCCTGGATGGAGCGGTATGAGGAGGCCAGCACCAACCAGTACACTGAGGAGGTTCAGATCCTCCTGCGGGTGAAGGAGGCTGGGGACAACAAGCCTCTTGCCTACAATACCCATGGCATGACTTTCAGGCCTCCAGTGGAG AGCCATGTGCAGAAAAATAAGAGGATTCTGAAAGCAGTGCGTGACCTTGCCCCTGATTCCCTCATCATTGAGTACCGGGGGAAGTTCATGCTACGGCAGCAGTTTGAGGCCAATGGTTACTTCTGTAGGAG GCCGTACCCCTTTGTGCTCTTCTACTCAAAGTTCCAGGGGCTTGAGATGTGCGTGGATGCACGGAGCTTTGGGAATGAAGCCCGCTTCATCCGCCGCTCCTGTACTCCCAATGCAGAG GTTCGTCATGTAATTGAAGAAGGCAAACTACACTTGTATATCTTCTCTGTGAGGCCAATCAGCAAAGGCAGTGAAATCACAATTGGTTTTGACTTTGACTATGGCAGCTG TAAGTACAAAGTGGACTGCGCCTGCCTCAAAGGAAATCCTGACTGCCCTGTGCTGAGACGGAACATGGAGCCTACAGAGAACCTGGGGACCTCTGTTGATTCCCGGCGCCGACGATGTCGAAGAGACAGGGAGCCAGCCCGCGAGAGGGACAGTGAGGGCACACAGAACCAGAACATCACTCTGGATGGTGACAGTCTGGGCACCAAGGGCAAGGCTGTGAGTGAAGGCAAACACAGGAAGCTTTCCCCACTTCGCCTCTCCATTTCCAACAACCAG GAGCCAGAGTTAATTGAGGATATAGAAGAGAAAACCTCCATTAGCAATGAAGTAGAGATGGAGTCAGAGGAGCAGGTtgcggagaggaggaggaagatg ACACGTGAAGAGAGGAAAATGGAGGCAATCCTGCAGGCCTTTGCCCGAATGGAGAAGCGGGAGAAGCGGCGAGAGCAGGCTCTTGAGCGGATCGGCACCAAGGGGGAGGTTGGGACCCGCAGCGACATCAAAGAGGAGCCCCCAAGTATGCCTGAGATAGAGGCCCCTGCTGGGCCACAG TCCCATCAAGACATGGTAAAGGAGGAGCCAGGAACCAGGCCAGCAGTAGGGGTGTCGACTGCTGCCAAGGTGAGCCGCTCAAAGCAGCGGAAGAGCTTCTCTCGTAGCCGCACCCACATTGGGCAACAGCGGCGACGTGCCCGCACTGTCAGCACCTGCTCTGACCTGCCACCTGGCTCACCCGTGGACTGCCCTGAGCCTCCGCCTGGCGAGCCCCCTGAGGATCCGCCCCCAGCCACACTCGACCCAGAGCCGCTTCAGCCCCAGCCCCCTGACTCCAGCCCTTGCCCCAgcccttctccagctcctccttgtAGGGCAGCACTCAAATACCCCAAAACTAAAAAG CACTTAGTGAGTGAGTGGATGGTGGAGAAGCAAGAACGTACTCCTCGCACCCCTGAGCCCCCCTTCGAGCGCCCGCTTCGTATCAGCAGTGACCCCGAGGTGCTGGCCACCCAGCTCAACTCCCTTCCAGGTCTAGCCTGCAGCCCGCAGGTCTACAGCACACCCAAGCATTATATCCGCTTTTCCTCACCCTTCTTGGCGGGTCGCAGCCCTGCCACTCCTACTGGGGTCCTCACCAGCCGGCGACGCTCCCGTGAGCTGTCTGACACACCTCCTACGTCGGGCTCTTGCAAGAAG CGCTGGCTAAAGCAAGCTCTGGAGGAGGAGTGCTCCCCCACTACCGCTAACCGGCCCACATTTGGTGTACCCAGTGAGGGTCCACTCAGTCCCTCTGTCAATGGCGACTCAGAAACCTCCCACCCTTTCAATGGCAGCTCCCCTTTACCAG TGGAGTTTCCTACTCCGCTGAAAAAGCGCCGTTTTGGCCCACTGGAGGCATGTTTGTCAGAGACCTCCACACCGTATGGCTCTCCCTGTCCCACACCCACTCGTGCTGACCTCTTGGAGACACCCAGCACCCCGCTGCTTCTTGCTACCCCACCTCGTGTCCGCCCCGAAGACTCAAGTGCCGACTCGTCAGTCCCCAACCCTGGCACACAAGCCCCCCTGGCTCCTGCTACTCAGGCCACACTGGCAGAG ACTGAGTCGTCTCCTGATAGTTCTCCCCAG GTTGAGCGTCCCCTTACGCTGCTTTCATCCCCCAGTgtcaggacaagcagctctgaTGTGCCTAATATAGAGGTGAAACCAGCAGGGCCCTGGAGCCCACGCCCCGCACAGCCCCAGGAATGTGACGGGGAGGAGGCTGTAACAGAGGGGCCAGTTGACACTTCTCTCACGGATCCCCCCACTCCATCCTACCCAACCTGGGCAAAGAGTCCGGAGAGGCTGCCCTTCTCACTGGTGAACTCCAACCTTCGGGACCTCACACCGTCCCATACCCTGGAGCTGGGGGCCTACCGCCCGGACCCAGCCATTTCTACGTTCAGCGAAGGTGGTGGCTACTACGGCTGCTCTGAGGATGCTGTGACATTTGCACGCTCTGTGAGCGGGGAGTGCACAGGCGAAACAGGGGTGGGGGCAACACAGAACCCCCCTCAGAAGAAAAAG GTCTCCCTGCTGGAGTACAGAAAACGGCAGAGGGAAGCCAGACGGAGCGGGTCGAAAGTAGAGTGCAATTCGCCTGTGACCACTGTGCCTGCCCTGCCTGGGCTGTGCAGTGTAACTGTTGATGTCTCTCCCATTGATGCTGATGGGTCTGCTGAGCCCCAGGTCCACTCTGCAACACTCTGCGTAGAAGCACCACAGTCAGGTGACAGCACAGAGGTCCCAGGAGAGCGAGAAGGGGGAGAAGGGCGGTG GATATTGTCTACATCAGTTGAGCAGGCAAGGGAGAGAGGGTACCACCGGGCCCTGCTGTTGAGCGACCACCGaaaggacagagagacag ATGGTGGCGAGGGAGAAGGAGATGACAGCGCATCGATAAAGGAGTGTATGTCTCCTCGGCCCCACAGGACCTGTAGAAGTCCCTCTTCTAACAAG CCAAGCTCCCCTGGTCCCAGTGTCTCTCACCAAACTGCAAGTCGCTCAaccaaggaggaggagagtgacAACCAGTCTCGTGTCCCTTGCCTTTCGCCATCCGTCCAGCAGTCCTGCAAGCCACCTGGGCCCAAGGCAGCACCGCTGACCCCCAGCAAAATACCCTCCCAGGGTCTCTTTCCTGTGCCCTCTGTCCTGCATTCTCCCAAGTCCCAATCACAGTCACACTCCCAGGGCTCCCCATACCGTGGACAGCGGACGTTCCACTCGGGGCAGCCTCAGCCCCAAACTCAGGGCCAGGCTCAGCCAGGCCCAGCCCCTTTTGCCCAGTATGGGGTACAGAGTGttcccccaccacctcctccccctGCTCCGCCATCATCAGCATCTTACTTCCCTGGGCAGACTCCAGCACCTGCAGGTACCTTTCCGGGCTACAAGGCAACAGTGGTATCTGCTTTCCCTTCTACTTCGCAACCGCTAATCCAGACTCACCATAACCTGCATTATCAGAGCTCTGCAGCAGtaaccccgccccctcctcctcctccaccccacccccagtcgACACCCACTATGCTCCATATCAACATGACACCAACAATGCAGCAGCATCAGCTCTTGCTGAGTGCAGCTCCACTCCCTTCCCATGTGCTAGGTTCCGCCCTtccgccgccaccaccaccacctccccagAGCCAGGTTCCTCAGCAGCAGCCTTCTGGCAATGCCCTCCTGTCCCTTCAGCAGGCGCCACCTCCACCGCCTCCACCTCCACAGGCCACGCACCACTTTCAGGGCATGGGAGGATTCCAGCCCCCTCTGGTGCATCCTGGGGCTTCCGGGGTCCCAGCTGTGGCCTCGTCTGCCTACCCGGCTCACCAGCAAGGTGTGATACCACCGCCGCCCCCGCCACTGCCCCAGCAGACTCCAACCGTGCAAACTCAGTCCCCCTCCACCCAGCTACCCAGTGGGTCCAGGGGAAGCCTGCCGTCATCTGCCCCTTTCCACACCACGGGGTACCTTGGTTCAGGGTGGCACTGA